Below is a genomic region from Drosophila albomicans strain 15112-1751.03 chromosome 2R, ASM965048v2, whole genome shotgun sequence.
CACGTTTTTTGGTTCTGCCCCCTCACCATTCGCGTCCTCCTCCCACATTCGCCATACATTCAGCGTTGCGTGAGGAAGATTTGCAAATGCAACGGCTAACGCTCAGGGAGCAGGAGCAAAAGGAGGTGCAGCAGAAGCCACAAAAGCTGCCCATGCTGGTAACTGGAGGcatccacagcaacaacaacaacaacagactaCTCAACCCCGAGCCAACCAAGTTAAAGCTGCGCACCAGCAGCGGTTATGGCCCCAagccgagcagcagcagcagcaactcctcGAGAGCTGTGCCAGCGGGTGAgtaactaacaacaacaacaacagcaaacgccTATTTGCCACAGCACTCCAGACAACagaccagcaacaacaacagcaactgagcAACGACAGCAATCGACGTTTTCCTCACATTTTCACGCCTTTCGCTCTATCGAAACTCTTTAAATCTTTGCATGCATTTTTGATTTCccttattaaatttcaacttttaatttcTCGGTTTATAATTTCTACAAAATTGTCGCTCTTGAActtatgtttttaattgaactatTTGTTAATTCGTATTTTGTCTCATTTCTTTCGCAGCCTCTGGCCGTAAGCTGACCATTGGCAACAAGCGTCCTGGTAATCTGGCCGTGGTCAACAAATCCCAGACGTTGCCACGCAATCTCGGCTCCAAGACAAGTTCTACTTCGGTGGGCGCCGCGCTGCAGCGACAGCCAGGCAAAACGGCAGCCACGCCGCCCGCCGTGCGTCGTCAATTCGTAAGTAGCCACTGAATTACCTAAGCAAATCCTCTAAAGATTCTCTTGTTCACAGTCATCGGGCCGCAATACGCCTCCGCAGCGTTCACGCACGCCCATCAACAATAATGCCAGTGGAGGAGGCAGCGGAGCTAGCACGCCCGTTGTGAGTGTCAAGGGCGTGGAACAGAAACTGGTGCAGCTCATACTCGATGAGATTGTCGAGGGTGGCGCCAAGGTCGAGTGGACGGACATTGCGGGCCAAGAAGTTGCCAAACAAGCGCTCCAGGAGATGGTCATACTGCCCTCTGTGCGTCCCGAGCTATTCACAGGTGAgtaaatcataataaatatctCGGAACAGCACATTAATTCTCTACTCTTTTAGGTTTGCGTGCACCAGCCAAGGGTCTGCTGTTGTTCGGTCCGCCAGGCAATGGCAAGACGCTGTTGGCTCGCGCCGTTGCCACCGAGTGCAGCGCCACGTTCCTTAACATCTCGGCCGCCTCGCTCACCAGCAAATATGTGGGCGATGGCGAGAAACTTGTGCGTGCGCTCTTTGCGGTGGCACGCCACATGCAGCCATCGATAATCTTCATCGATGAGGTGGACTCGCTGCTGTCGGAACGTAGCAGCAGCGAGCATGAGGCATCGCGTCGTCTCAAAACCGAATTTCTGGTCGAATTCGATGGACTGCCCGGTAATCCGGACGGTGATCGCATTGTGGTGCTGGCTGCTACGAATCGGCCTCAAGAGCTGGACGAGGCGGCACTGCGTCGCTTCACCAAGCGTGTCTATGTCTCACTGCCCGATGTGCAGACGCGCGAGCTGCTGCTCAATCGTCTGCTGCAGAAGCAGGGCAGTCCGCTGGATACGGATGCCCTGGCGCGTTTGGCCAAAATCACCGATGGCTATTCGGGTTCGGATCTGACGGCCCTGGCCAAGGATGCCGCTCTGGAGCCCATACGGGAGCTGAATGTGGAGCAGGTCAAGTGCTTGGATATAAGCGCCATGCGTCCCATCACCGAGAAGGATTTCCACAACTCCTTGAAGCGCATTCGACGCTCGGTGGCGCCGCAAAGTCTCAATTCGTATGAGAAGTGGTCGCAGGATTATGGCGACATTACCATTTAGTTTTTGTCcttgtttttcactttttgggCAACacccaccaccaccaccaccacaaccacaaagacagccacaacaatcactcaactcaactcaaataGCAAGCACAAGCAGCTGAGAATGAGGCTGAGAGTCGTAAAGCTGAATCGAGGCCAACAAAAGCCGCCCACTCTTGTCACTTGTCCACGCCAAGCAGTATCTGATGTGAGTCTGACGGCATTTTCCTTGTTTTTccgtttttctctctttctttgttCCTTCTTCACTCTTGCTgttagctgttgttgcagtttttCATCATTGACTCGTATTTTAAACGTttcaaagtatatattatacataaatcTAGTTTTTACTTTCTCGCGTAGACAATTGATAATTgtttcacacacaaattttCGTTAATGTGATTATGGAATTGAAAACTCATTTGTTGTTCCCATTTCAAGAGTTCAATGTATTTATCGTATGTTTAAGGCGAAGTTCCATTCTAAGTTCTAAGTTTCtctctattttaaaatatgctatGTTCGAAAAAGGTGCCGGTTCTTATACCCTAATCATAAGCCACAATGTCTAATGaatatatagatacatacatacatatatgttgtAAACTTCAGATTATactcatttaaatataaattgtcaAAGAGCTGTTTTCAATTGTTAAGTAAATGTATTTCTCAATTCATTCGAGCCAACAATTCTTATCCAAATATCAATCTACCTACGTATTTAAACATTCCAAGTAGTTTAACGTTAGTTCTATTGTTTTGTAATAGATTAGTTTAAACATAAGTACTTCCATACCATCGATTATCCATGTTTCTGTTGTACAGTTTACACGCCATACACTACACTATTCcacattatttgttttagtGTACACCTTACTATATATCCATCCCCAACTATATAATTACATCGTAATCGTAGACCTAAGCATAGACCTAAGGTAAACGCGCATCACAAATTCCACAATTACAGTTTACAATTTACTGATTACGGTTTTAAGTTTTAGCAAGCTAGATATTAGTTCCTCAAGGATTTGTACAATAGCAAGCAGCTGCTCtggttatatattttactagagatccatacacatacatacatacacacgcagCTATCATTTATAGAACTG
It encodes:
- the LOC117574168 gene encoding spastin isoform X1; translated protein: MVRTKNQSSSSSASSSTKSPVKISGSGGGGGGSGNNGSNRSRSCSEALIDDGKSNSNAKLSSSNRQRSTTTTTIATSTTPGSSPDDDTTDDADLTPTSGNASRTIRGGGGNSVHKQNLYVVSFPIIFLFNVLRSLIYQLFCIFRYLYGASTKVIYRSPHRRDCNIEIVVQNNSKEQQQAILCPLERSENGTQLTALQTLQTQRQRPLEMATNRGGGGGYSPGPGDPLLAKQKHHHRRAFEYISKALKIDEENEGHKELAIELYRKGIKELEDGIAVDCWSGRGDVWDRAQRLHDKMQTNLSMARDRLHFLALREEDLQMQRLTLREQEQKEVQQKPQKLPMLVTGGIHSNNNNNRLLNPEPTKLKLRTSSGYGPKPSSSSSNSSRAVPAASGRKLTIGNKRPGNLAVVNKSQTLPRNLGSKTSSTSVGAALQRQPGKTAATPPAVRRQFSSGRNTPPQRSRTPINNNASGGGSGASTPVVSVKGVEQKLVQLILDEIVEGGAKVEWTDIAGQEVAKQALQEMVILPSVRPELFTGLRAPAKGLLLFGPPGNGKTLLARAVATECSATFLNISAASLTSKYVGDGEKLVRALFAVARHMQPSIIFIDEVDSLLSERSSSEHEASRRLKTEFLVEFDGLPGNPDGDRIVVLAATNRPQELDEAALRRFTKRVYVSLPDVQTRELLLNRLLQKQGSPLDTDALARLAKITDGYSGSDLTALAKDAALEPIRELNVEQVKCLDISAMRPITEKDFHNSLKRIRRSVAPQSLNSYEKWSQDYGDITI
- the LOC117574168 gene encoding spastin isoform X2, translating into MVRTKNQSSSSSASSSTKSPVKISGSGGGGGGSGNNGSNRSRSCSEALIDDGKSNSNAKLSSSNRQRSTTTTTIATSTTPGSSPDDDTTDDADLTPTSGNASRTIRGGGGNSVHKQNLYVVSFPIIFLFNVLRSLIYQLFCIFRYLYGASTKVIYRSPHRRDCNIEIVVQNNSKEQQQAILCPLERSENGTQLTALQTLQTQRQRPLEMATNRGGGGGYSPGPGDPLLAKQKHHHRRAFEYISKALKIDEENEGHKELAIELYRKGIKELEDGIAVDCWSGRGDVWDRAQRLHDKMQTNLSMARDRLHFLASGRKLTIGNKRPGNLAVVNKSQTLPRNLGSKTSSTSVGAALQRQPGKTAATPPAVRRQFSSGRNTPPQRSRTPINNNASGGGSGASTPVVSVKGVEQKLVQLILDEIVEGGAKVEWTDIAGQEVAKQALQEMVILPSVRPELFTGLRAPAKGLLLFGPPGNGKTLLARAVATECSATFLNISAASLTSKYVGDGEKLVRALFAVARHMQPSIIFIDEVDSLLSERSSSEHEASRRLKTEFLVEFDGLPGNPDGDRIVVLAATNRPQELDEAALRRFTKRVYVSLPDVQTRELLLNRLLQKQGSPLDTDALARLAKITDGYSGSDLTALAKDAALEPIRELNVEQVKCLDISAMRPITEKDFHNSLKRIRRSVAPQSLNSYEKWSQDYGDITI